Proteins found in one Tistrella bauzanensis genomic segment:
- a CDS encoding bile acid:sodium symporter family protein: MTRLLPDRFVLLLILCVALASILPVTGRAADALHDLAMVAIAAVFFLHGGRLSRSTVIAGLTNWRLHIAVLATTFMVFPLLGLAITALLPDSLMSPALRMGVLFLCVLPSTVQSSIAFTAIAGGNVPAAVCSASASNILGMFVTPLLVAVLFGAGGQGVSVDQVEAILLQLLVPFIAGQILEPWIGPWLRRHRKPLGLVDRGSILLVVYLAFAGAVVSGFWQRIGAVDLAVMLAVDCLLLALVLAITMFMSARLGFSREDRITIVFCGSKKTLASGVPMANVIFAGRDTGAILMPLMLFHQIQLMVCAVLARRYARITEAEAVAEAAAGGDARAAGHNAA, translated from the coding sequence CTGACCCGTCTGCTGCCCGACCGCTTCGTGTTGCTGCTGATCCTCTGCGTGGCGCTGGCCTCGATCCTGCCGGTCACCGGGCGTGCCGCCGATGCCCTGCATGATCTGGCGATGGTGGCGATCGCGGCGGTGTTCTTCCTGCATGGCGGGCGGCTGTCACGATCGACCGTCATCGCCGGCCTGACCAACTGGCGCCTGCATATCGCGGTGCTGGCCACCACCTTCATGGTGTTTCCGCTGCTGGGGCTGGCGATCACGGCGCTGCTGCCCGACAGCCTGATGTCGCCGGCCCTGCGCATGGGGGTGCTGTTCCTGTGCGTGCTGCCATCCACCGTGCAGTCCTCGATCGCCTTCACCGCCATTGCCGGCGGCAATGTGCCGGCGGCGGTGTGTTCGGCCTCGGCATCCAACATCCTGGGGATGTTCGTCACGCCGCTGCTGGTGGCGGTGCTGTTCGGCGCCGGCGGCCAGGGCGTGTCGGTCGATCAGGTCGAAGCGATCCTGCTGCAGTTGCTGGTGCCGTTCATCGCCGGCCAGATTCTGGAGCCGTGGATCGGGCCCTGGCTGCGCCGGCACCGCAAACCGCTGGGTCTGGTCGATCGCGGATCGATCCTGCTGGTGGTCTATCTGGCCTTTGCCGGTGCCGTGGTCTCGGGTTTCTGGCAGCGGATCGGCGCGGTCGATCTGGCGGTGATGCTGGCGGTCGATTGCCTGCTGCTGGCGCTGGTGCTGGCGATCACCATGTTCATGTCGGCACGGCTGGGTTTCTCGCGCGAGGACCGCATCACCATCGTGTTCTGCGGGTCGAAGAAGACCCTGGCCAGCGGCGTGCCGATGGCGAATGTCATCTTCGCCGGCCGCGATACCGGTGCCATCCTGATGCCGCTGATGCTGTTTCATCAGATTCAGCTGATGGTGTGCGCGGTGCTGGCCCGGCGCTATGCGCGGATCACCGAGGCGGAAGCGGTGGCTGAAGCGGCAGCCGGAGGCGATGCCCGCGCGGCGGGACACAACGCCGCATAG
- a CDS encoding CHASE domain-containing hybrid sensor histidine kinase/response regulator, which translates to MSGSARVLLLPAGLLVVSLLAALGAAMWFADRNDEHVAERFDAVTQTVTMSLNERLRLYDYGLRGLRGAIAVAGPEVSRASFERYAATRDIPAEFPGVLGFGFIRRVLPDEMGVFIDTARAEGRPDFRVAQLLPHDGERFVIQYIEPLAGNATAIGLDIASENRRRQTALTAMETGKATLTPPITLLQQGGMVPGFLLLLPVYQPGMATATPDQRRQAAIGWAYAPLMIDAVLADLARVDPDIAFSIRDMTGDADLPPFVTTVGFLAADGDVDMSPRVRRQIAVAAFGRDWVLDIHPRPQFVDRLNLTKPWWAAGRAMVLGTLLSVLLYLHLVHLRRRERAAAEIRRLAESLERQVAERTAELRQREARFKALTELSADWYWEVNEVGRITAISRGVTKLGLNPAALIGRSRREIAVDPDDPGIAAYEAVLTARQPFRDVAYDLADAEGRRRHIVISGEPVFTEDGIYQGFRGSGRDVTDEVDAKAALAAREALLAAVFDTVDQGIAVFGPDRRLLAWNARLAVLSTVPSEILTQGGHLHDILRRNARRGAYGPGDPDALVHALIDGLDLDQPFTVERARADGSVVDIRAKPMERGGFIATYADVTEARRRERDVTQARDLLASIMDVSLNGIVAFDAMRDAEGTIRDFRLVLMNRAAGDLIGVSADAIIGRCLVEAFPGFARRELFERYRAVVETGQPALFDHHHDQDGRSLWLRVQAVPRAGGLVVTFSDITPAREREALLRASEARLQAIVGTIGIGVVVTAEDGRVSMVNRAAEQLLGWPPGQLVGIDLGQMIREAPDDGPGVFSRFTRDTAPGHGSVTGEVTAIRRDGLALAVEMSVSAFMAGTEVMYVAALADLSERNKAVVDLRQVNQQLEAQAAELAILAAELDRARTVAETANRAKSEFLANMSHEIRTPMNGVMGMTQILLGTSLTSDQRGYAETVRESAEALLGVIDDILDVTKLEAGKVRLEQVAFSLDDLIDGIVSILAPRTRDKAVQVACLVGHGASGTWLGDPTRLRQILLNLAGNAVKFTERGYVAIEVAPADDGERLRFSIQDTGIGLTSVQIGGLFQKFAQADPSITRRFGGTGLGLAISQQLVELMGGTIRVESEPGLGSTFWFEIALTRAGHAAPVPPSDEALRGLSALVVDDVSVNRRVLAHHLDELGMTVETVASAAESLQALQMAADEGRPVDLIVTDMGMRGMDGLALASWVRSHPRFQSVRIVLATSYPIDADAAGAFDAVLAKPVRRRALLEALGQACGLTQGDAAPARRPDVTARPDPAAPPDLAVAADAAGPLPPTIGRHVLLVEDNPTNQAVVSILLEKEGYTVTIAGDGEQAVAACARTRFDLVLMDVQMPVLDGLAATRRIRDAETAAYQPRVPIIAMTANAMAGMRETYLEAGMDDYMPKPFRTEDLLALVARWSRRRRPRAATGTALSAPDTADTGATQGGGAAIAALPVLDGSALGYLRTVVPKDRFDSLVDEFIALGLETMQQVGVATTAGDMAALGQLGHNIISTAGHCGLKQLSEAGRQLQMAVRAGNDAEAHVAAAAVMAVGPESWEALRSRFHVDERPAVSETVTGRTDRLRDD; encoded by the coding sequence GTGTCCGGGTCTGCCCGCGTCTTGCTTTTGCCGGCCGGCCTGCTGGTCGTCAGCCTGTTGGCGGCCCTGGGTGCCGCGATGTGGTTCGCTGACCGCAACGACGAGCATGTGGCCGAGCGGTTCGACGCGGTGACCCAAACCGTGACCATGAGCCTGAACGAGCGTCTGCGGCTTTACGATTACGGGCTGCGGGGTCTGCGCGGAGCCATTGCCGTGGCCGGACCGGAGGTCAGCCGCGCCAGCTTCGAACGCTATGCCGCCACGCGCGATATTCCGGCCGAGTTCCCGGGCGTGCTGGGATTCGGCTTCATCCGCCGGGTGCTCCCCGATGAGATGGGCGTTTTCATCGATACGGCGCGGGCCGAGGGGCGGCCTGATTTCCGGGTGGCGCAGCTGCTTCCCCATGATGGCGAGCGGTTCGTCATCCAATACATCGAGCCTCTGGCCGGCAATGCCACGGCGATCGGCCTCGACATCGCTTCCGAGAACCGGCGCCGGCAGACGGCATTGACCGCCATGGAGACCGGCAAGGCGACGCTCACCCCGCCGATCACCCTGTTGCAGCAGGGCGGCATGGTGCCGGGCTTCCTGCTGTTGCTGCCGGTCTATCAACCGGGCATGGCGACCGCAACACCCGATCAGCGCCGGCAGGCAGCGATCGGCTGGGCTTATGCGCCGCTGATGATCGATGCGGTTCTGGCCGATCTGGCCAGAGTGGACCCGGACATCGCCTTCAGCATCCGCGACATGACCGGCGATGCCGACCTGCCCCCCTTCGTGACCACGGTGGGTTTCCTCGCCGCCGATGGCGATGTGGACATGTCGCCGCGGGTACGGCGACAGATCGCGGTTGCGGCCTTCGGGCGCGACTGGGTGCTCGACATCCACCCGCGGCCGCAATTCGTCGACCGTCTGAACCTGACCAAGCCCTGGTGGGCCGCCGGCCGGGCGATGGTGCTGGGCACGCTGCTGTCGGTGCTGCTGTATCTGCATCTGGTGCATCTGCGGCGCAGGGAGCGCGCGGCGGCCGAGATCCGGCGGCTGGCCGAGTCGCTGGAACGGCAGGTGGCGGAGCGCACCGCCGAACTGCGCCAGCGTGAGGCGCGGTTCAAGGCGCTGACCGAGTTGTCGGCGGACTGGTACTGGGAGGTGAACGAGGTTGGCCGCATCACCGCCATCTCGCGCGGGGTGACGAAGCTGGGGTTGAATCCGGCCGCGCTGATCGGGCGGTCACGCCGCGAGATCGCCGTCGATCCAGACGATCCGGGCATCGCCGCCTATGAGGCAGTGCTGACTGCCAGGCAGCCGTTTCGCGATGTCGCCTACGACCTTGCCGACGCCGAAGGCCGGCGGCGGCATATCGTGATCAGTGGCGAGCCGGTCTTCACCGAGGACGGCATCTACCAGGGATTCCGCGGTTCGGGCCGCGATGTGACCGACGAGGTCGATGCCAAGGCGGCGCTGGCCGCACGTGAGGCGCTGCTGGCTGCGGTCTTCGACACGGTAGATCAGGGCATTGCCGTCTTCGGTCCGGACCGGCGGCTGCTGGCGTGGAACGCGCGGTTGGCGGTGTTGAGTACGGTGCCGTCCGAGATTCTGACGCAGGGGGGCCATCTGCACGACATCCTGCGCCGGAATGCGCGGCGCGGCGCCTATGGGCCCGGCGATCCGGACGCGCTGGTCCACGCGCTGATCGATGGGCTGGACCTTGACCAGCCCTTCACGGTGGAGCGCGCGCGCGCCGACGGCAGCGTGGTCGATATCCGCGCCAAACCCATGGAGCGTGGCGGCTTCATCGCAACCTATGCCGATGTCACCGAGGCGCGGCGGCGCGAGCGCGATGTCACCCAGGCCCGCGACCTTCTGGCCAGCATCATGGATGTCTCGCTGAACGGAATCGTGGCCTTCGATGCCATGCGGGATGCCGAAGGCACGATCCGGGATTTCCGTCTGGTGCTGATGAACCGGGCGGCGGGAGATCTGATCGGCGTATCGGCGGATGCGATCATCGGGCGCTGTCTGGTCGAGGCCTTCCCCGGTTTCGCCAGGCGGGAATTGTTTGAACGCTACCGCGCGGTCGTCGAAACCGGGCAGCCGGCGCTGTTCGATCATCACCACGACCAGGACGGCCGCTCGCTCTGGCTGCGTGTCCAGGCGGTGCCGCGTGCCGGCGGCCTGGTGGTGACCTTTTCAGACATCACGCCTGCGCGGGAACGCGAGGCGCTGTTGCGGGCCAGCGAGGCGCGGTTGCAGGCGATCGTGGGCACGATCGGCATCGGCGTGGTGGTAACGGCGGAAGACGGCCGGGTCAGCATGGTCAACCGGGCGGCCGAGCAGTTGCTGGGATGGCCGCCGGGGCAGTTGGTCGGCATCGACCTTGGCCAGATGATCCGCGAGGCGCCCGATGACGGCCCGGGGGTGTTCAGCCGGTTCACCCGCGACACCGCCCCCGGCCATGGCAGCGTTACCGGCGAGGTGACGGCCATCCGGCGCGACGGTCTTGCCCTGGCGGTGGAGATGTCGGTCAGCGCGTTCATGGCCGGCACGGAGGTGATGTATGTGGCGGCGCTGGCCGATCTGTCGGAACGCAACAAGGCGGTCGTCGACCTGCGGCAGGTGAACCAGCAGCTGGAGGCTCAGGCCGCGGAACTGGCGATACTTGCGGCCGAACTGGATCGGGCGCGAACCGTGGCCGAAACCGCCAATCGCGCCAAATCGGAATTCCTGGCCAATATGAGCCATGAAATCCGGACGCCGATGAACGGTGTGATGGGGATGACCCAGATTCTGCTGGGCACATCGCTGACCTCTGATCAGCGCGGCTATGCGGAAACCGTCCGCGAAAGCGCCGAGGCATTGCTGGGTGTGATCGACGACATCCTGGACGTGACCAAGCTGGAAGCTGGCAAGGTCCGGCTTGAACAGGTGGCATTCTCGCTCGACGATCTGATCGACGGCATCGTATCGATCCTGGCGCCGCGGACCCGCGACAAGGCGGTACAGGTCGCCTGTCTGGTCGGGCATGGCGCGTCCGGAACCTGGCTGGGCGATCCGACACGGCTGCGCCAGATCCTGCTGAACCTTGCCGGCAACGCCGTCAAATTCACGGAACGCGGCTATGTCGCGATCGAGGTGGCGCCGGCGGATGATGGCGAGCGGTTGCGTTTCAGCATTCAGGACACCGGCATCGGCCTGACATCGGTGCAGATCGGCGGCCTGTTCCAGAAATTCGCTCAGGCGGACCCGTCGATCACCCGCCGCTTCGGCGGCACCGGCCTGGGGCTCGCGATCTCGCAGCAACTGGTGGAACTGATGGGCGGCACCATCCGGGTGGAAAGCGAGCCGGGCCTGGGCTCGACCTTCTGGTTCGAGATCGCCCTGACGCGCGCGGGCCATGCGGCGCCGGTCCCGCCGTCCGACGAGGCGTTGCGCGGCCTGAGCGCCCTGGTGGTGGATGACGTTTCGGTCAACCGGCGGGTTCTGGCGCATCATCTGGACGAGTTGGGGATGACGGTCGAAACCGTGGCCAGCGCTGCCGAAAGCCTTCAGGCGCTGCAGATGGCGGCCGATGAGGGCCGGCCGGTCGACCTGATCGTGACCGATATGGGCATGCGGGGCATGGACGGGCTGGCACTGGCATCGTGGGTGCGGTCGCATCCGCGCTTCCAGTCGGTTCGCATCGTGCTGGCCACGTCGTATCCCATCGATGCCGACGCGGCCGGAGCCTTCGATGCGGTGCTGGCCAAGCCGGTGCGCCGGCGGGCGCTGCTGGAGGCGCTTGGCCAGGCCTGCGGGCTGACGCAGGGAGATGCCGCGCCAGCCCGCAGACCCGATGTCACCGCCAGGCCCGATCCCGCTGCCCCGCCCGATCTCGCTGTCGCTGCCGATGCCGCCGGGCCTCTGCCACCGACCATCGGCCGCCATGTGCTGCTGGTCGAGGACAACCCCACCAATCAGGCGGTGGTGTCTATCCTGCTTGAGAAAGAGGGTTATACCGTCACCATCGCCGGCGATGGTGAGCAGGCGGTGGCCGCCTGCGCCAGGACGCGGTTCGATCTGGTGCTGATGGATGTGCAGATGCCGGTGCTCGACGGACTGGCGGCAACCCGACGCATCCGCGATGCCGAAACCGCGGCGTACCAGCCGCGGGTGCCGATCATCGCCATGACCGCGAATGCCATGGCCGGCATGCGCGAGACTTATCTCGAAGCCGGCATGGATGATTACATGCCCAAGCCGTTCCGGACCGAAGACCTGCTGGCCCTGGTCGCGCGGTGGAGCCGCCGCCGCAGACCCCGGGCCGCGACCGGCACCGCCTTGTCCGCGCCCGATACGGCCGATACCGGGGCGACACAAGGCGGGGGCGCCGCGATCGCGGCCCTGCCGGTGCTGGACGGCTCCGCGCTCGGCTATCTGCGCACGGTGGTGCCGAAAGACCGATTCGACTCCCTGGTCGACGAATTCATTGCCCTCGGCCTTGAAACGATGCAGCAGGTCGGCGTCGCCACCACGGCGGGCGATATGGCGGCGCTGGGGCAACTGGGCCACAACATCATCTCCACCGCCGGCCATTGCGGGCTGAAGCAGCTGTCGGAAGCCGGGCGCCAGCTGCAGATGGCGGTGCGCGCCGGCAATGATGCCGAGGCCCATGTCGCGGCGGCGGCGGTCATGGCCGTCGGCCCGGAATCCTGGGAGGCGCTGCGCAGCCGCTTCCACGTCGACGAGCGCCCGGCGGTGTCGGAAACCGTTACAGGACGGACCGACCGCCTGCGTGACGACTGA